The Amycolatopsis sp. QT-25 genomic sequence ATCCCGGAAACGAGAGCCGCCACGATGCGGGCGCCTCGTGGTTTCCCCAGCCCGAGCCGGAAACCCCGGTCCCGCCGCACCGACACCAGCGCGCAGCCGGCCGCGGCGATCAGGCAGCCGTCGGCGAGGACGAGGACGACCGGGCCGGACGGCAGCACCGAGAGCAGCGCCAGCCCGCACAGCGTTCCCGGCCCGGTCATCCGGCGTGTCTTCGGCGGGAACATCGTGATCCCCGCCCCGATCGCGAAGACGACGAGCGGCAGGACGGTCCAGCCGCCGTCTTCGAAGAAGTCTTCCACGCCGCTGCTGCGCCGGACCGCGATGACCACCAGGTACACCGCGGCCGCGAAGGCGAGCAGCCCGGCGGCGACGGCGAACGGGTCGGGCTTCGATCGCGCGGGCACGGCCGGTTCGGGTTCCGGGAAGACGGGCGGCTCGGGATTCCGGGAGGGCTCGGGGGTCGGCGCGGGCGTGTGCACCGGCCGCGGTTCGGGCACCGGCTTGGGATCCGGTGCCGGCCGGGGTTCCTGGACGACCTGCCCCTCGACCCGGACCACCACCTCGCCGGTCGGCCCGGTCACGGTGACCCGCCCGTCGAACGGCCCGGGTTCCGCCAGATCCGGGGCGATCTCGGCCCCGTCACCGGTCTCGGTCACCCGCAACCAGGAAGGCGACGACGCGAACCGGCAGGCCCGCGCGATCGGCGGCCCCGCCAACCGGATGCGCGCCACCGGCGCCGAGCCGCGGACGACCTCGCCGAACCGCACCACGTCGGGCTCGGTGCGCACACGCGCTTCCCGCCGTGCCAGGTCGGCGGCCTCGGCGACGTGCTGGATGTCGGTCTGCGCCATCGCGGTGAGGACTTCGTGCGCGCCGATGGCGACGGAGAGGTTCTCGCTCGTCAGCCGCCGCCGGAGTTCCGTCACCGCGCCGAGGCGGGTGAACATGTTCGGGTCCTCGCTCGCCGCGCGCAGGTCGGCGGGGACCGGCGACGGTTTGATCCGGCGGCGTCTGCTCCGGGCGAGGTACAGCTCGCCCTGCATCTCGATGTCGCGGCTGGGCGTCTGGTTCGGGTTTCGTTCGCGGACGCTGTCGAACAGGTAGTCGTAGAGCTCGCCGAGCGCGATCCAGCCGTCCTCGTCGCGGTCCGCGTCCCCGGTCCGGAGGCCGTCGACCAGCGCCGAGGTGAACACCGACGGCCGGACGTGGTCGTCGGCGAGGTGATCGCCCTCGAAGGCGTACTCGATGGAGTTCGACGCGGTGATCACCGCACGGCCGCGACCACCGAACCCACCGCCGGGAAACGCGTCGAGCACGTTGGCCTCGCCGGAGGCGCGCACCGCGACCCCCTGGCCGAAAGCGCCGCCGTAGCAGCAGTCCAGCAGGAGGACGATGCTCCGCGACCGGCTCATCCGCATGCAGCGCTGGACGAAATCGGCGGGAACGGCACTCGACGCCAGCCGCTCCGGGCGCGTGTTGCGGGCGGCGAAGAACAGCTCGCCCGACTCGCTCTTCAAGCCATGGCAGGAGAAATGCACCAGCAGGACGTCGTCCGGCACGCTGTCGGCGAACAGGTCCTCGACCCGGCCGGCGATCACGTGCGCGATCTCGTCGCGCACCACCTGGACGTCGAACTCGCTGATGGCGCGGTCGGCGAGGACGTCGGCGAGCGCTTCGGCGTCGGCCGCCGGGGACCGCAGCGCGCCCAGCCCGGGGTTGTCGTACTCCCCGTTGGCGATGATCAAGGCACGCCGCTCACCGGTCATGACGCCGAATGCCTGCTCACGAAGAGGTCGACGAGCTTGTCCTGATCGGTGAGGCTCGCTTCGGACAGCTCCAGCACGTCGCCGTCGATCTCCAGCCGCACCGTGCGCTTGACCCGGCCGCCGCGCGAAAGCCACTCCCGCACGGCCGCGACGACCGAACGCAAACCGTCGGCGGACTGTCCCAGCGTGACCAGCAGCCCGCCCACCGTCGCGACGTCGAACGCGCGCGAACCGGGCGGCGCCGGACCCGCGGGCAGCGCCGTGACTTCGGCGACCCCGCGATCGACCAGCTCGCCGCGGAGGTACCCGGTGAGCTGCTCGACGCGCTCGGCGTCGGCCCCGTCCTCACCGAGCTGGACACGAACCGCTGACGTCATTCCCGTCATCCCCGGCCTCCCTCGCCCGTGCGGAACGAGACTGTGCAGGACAAGGGAACCCCTCGGCCCGTCCGGCGGCAAGGTCCGATCGGGCAGAGATGTGCACGTCAGCTTTTTTCCAGGTACTCCACCCGATCTTCGTCGACGACGTCGGCGATCATGTGCGCCAGCCCCAGATAGTTTCCCAGCGCCGGATCCTTCTCGACGATTTCCAACGCCCGCGCCCTCGCCTCGGCGATGACTTCCTCGTCGCGCAGCAGCGACAGCAGTTTCAAGGTCGACTTCTTCCCCGACTGCGCGGCACCGAGGATGTCGCCCTCGCGGCGCAGTTCCAAGTCCATTCTGGACAGTTCGAACCCGTCCGTCGTGGACTCGACGGCGGCCAGCCGCTCGCGGGTCGTCGTCCCGTCCAGGGTTTCGGTGACCAGCAGGCACAACCCCGGCACGCTGCCCCGGCCGACCCGGCCGCGCAGCTGGTGCAGCTGGCTGATGCCGAACCGGTCGGCGTCCATGATCACCATCGCGGTCGCGTTCGGCACGTTCACGCCGACCTCGATCACGGTGGTGGCGACGAGCACGTCCAGGTCGCCCCTGGAGAACGCCTGCATCACGGCGTCCTTGTCGTCACTGGGCAGCCGGCCGTGCAGGACGCCGATCTTCAGCCCCTTCAACTGTCCCTCGGCCAGTTCGGGCGCCACGTCGAGGACGGCGAGCGCGGGCCGTTTGTCGCCCTTGTCCGAGGCCGGTTCGTCACCGATGCGGGGGCAGACGATGTAGGCCTGGTGGCCCTTGCCGCACTCCTCGCGGACCCGCTGCCACGCCCGGTCCAGCCAGGCGGGCCGCTCCGCGACCGGCACGACCGACGTCTTGGTCGGCGACCGGCCGACCGGCATCTCGCGCAGCGCGGAGATCTCCAGATCGCCGTAGACGGTCATCGCGACCGTGCGCGGGATGGGCGTCGCGGTCATGACGAGCACGTGCGGGCTGGTCTCGTCGGAGCCTCGCGAGCGCAGCGCGTCCCGCTGCTCCACTCCGAAGCGATGCTGTTCGTCCACCACGACCAGGCCGAGATCCGCGAAGGACACCGTGTCCTGGATCAGCGCGTGCGTGCCGACGATGATCCCGGCCTCGCCGCTGACCGTCTCCAGCAACGCCTTCTTGCGTTCCTTGGCGCCCATCGAACCGGTCAGCAGGGTGACCCGCGTCGCGTTCTCCGCGGCGCCGAGCTCACCCGCCTGGCCGAGGTCGCCCAGCATCTCGCGCAGCGACCGGGCGTGCTGCGCGGCCAGGACCTCCGTCGGTGCGAGCATCGCCGCCTGCCGCCCGGAATCGACGATCTGCAGCATGGCGCGCAGCGCGACCACGGTCTTGCCGGAACCGACCTCGCCCTGCAGCAGCCGGTTCATCGGATGCTCGGTGGACAGATCCCGCGCGATCTCCTCGCCGATCTCCTGCTGACCCGAGGTCAGCGCGAACGGGAGCCGCTTGTCGAAGGCGTCGAGGATGCCGCCCTCGATGTGCGGACAGGCTTTCGCGGGCCGCGAGACCAGGGAATGCCGCCGCTGCGCGAAAATGAGCTGCACCGCCATGGCTTCGTCCCATTTGAGCCTGTCGCGCGCGGAGTTCAGCGCCTGCCAGCTCGACGGCCGGTGGATGCCGCGCAGCGCGCTCTCCAGGCTGGGCAGGCCGTAGCGGGCCAGCAGCTCGATCGGCATCGGGTCCTCGTCGACCTCCAGCACGTCCAGCACCTGCCGGACGGCCTTGGCGATCACCCAGGTCGGGATCCCCTGCGCCGCCGGGTACACCGGGATGATCTCGGCGAGGAAGTCGTCCATCGCCTCGGCCTGACGTTCCGCGTCGAACAGCTCGTACTCGGGGTTCGCCAGTTGCAGGACGTCGCGGAAGGCGGTGACCTTGCCCGCGAAGAGGCCGTTCTTGCCGGGCACGAGTTCCTTTTCGCGCCAGGCCTGGTTGAAGAAGGTGCACTGAAGACGGCGTTTGCCGTCGGTGATCACCATTTCGAGCAGCGTGCCGTTGCGTGCCTTCATCCGGCGCTTGTTGACCCGCTCGATGCGGGCCATCACGGTGGCGTGCTCGCCGAGTTCGAGCCCGGCGATGTCGGTGAGCTGGCCGCGTTCGGCGTAGCGGCGGGGATAGTGGCGCAGGAGGTCGCTGACCGTCTCGATCTTGAGGCCCTTGGCGAGTGCCTTCGCCGTCGCCGCGCCCACGACCAGTTTGAGGTCCGCGCGCAGGTTGGTCATGCGGTCACTCCACCCCCATCAGCAGCACGGCGTCGGACTGGCCGCCGGCGTAACTCGTCACTTCGACCTCGGGATGTTCCAGGCACAACCGATCGGCCAGCTCGCCGGGCAACCGGACCGGCACGTCCACCCCGGTCAGCACGGTGACCAGTTCTCCGCCGAGGGCCAGCATCCGGTTCAGCACGCCGACCGCGGCCGTGACCAGGCTCGTCTCCGAGGCGGGCGCGGGCTCGATCAGGACGACCTCGCCGTCGACGAGGCCGACGACGTCACCGGCCTGCGCCCGGCCCACCCAGGTTAGCGACTCTTCCCGCGCCACCCGCAGCTCGCCACGCCTCGTGGCGGCGGCCGCTTCGGCCATCGCGACCACGTCGTCGTTGGTGCGGCGGTCCTTGTCGTGGACGGCCAGCGCGGCGAGTACCTGGACGGGTGACACGCACGGGATGACCACGACGTCTCGATCCGCGGCCATCGCGTGGCCCGCCGCCGCGTCGGCCGCCGCGGTCAGCTCCGGGCCGCCGGGAAGGACGGTGACGTGATGCCCGGCGGCCTCGTTGATCAGGCCCAGCATCTCCTCGACCGTCGGCGCGACGCCCGGCGGCACGGACAGCACCGCGACCCCTTCCGCCCGCAGCAGTTCGGCCAGCGCCCCGCCGTGGACCACGGCGACCACCGAACGGTCGATATCGCCGCCGACCTCGACCGGAGTGGGCGTGATCAGCGGCTCGACCCGGACCCTGCGCGGACGGCCGAGCTCGATCCCGGCCTCCAGCGCCGCGCCGATGTCCGCGCAGTGCACGTGAACGGCGTACGCGCCGGCGCCGTCCCCGGCGACCGTGACGCTGTCGCCGAGTCCGCTGAGGGTCTTGCGAAGCCCCGGGAGACTGCCTGCGTCGACGTCGTCGAGCAGGTACATGACCTCCCAGGCCGTCGGCGCCTCGATCGGGTGCGGGCGCCGAGGTGCCTCGAGCGGGTGCTCCGGCTCGACGAGGCTGCCGGAAAGCACGCCGGAAAGGGCGTCGAGGACGGCGACCAGGCCACGGGCACCCGCGTCGACCACCCCGGCCACCGCCAGGACGGGCAGCTGTTTCGGGGTCTCTTCGAGGGCTTCGGCGGCGACACCGGCCGCCGCGGCGGCCACCTCTTCGAGTGACCCTGTCGCGTCACGGACGGACGCGGCGACGGTGTGCAGCACGGTCAAGATGGTCCCGGCCACCGGACGGCTCACCGCCCCCGTGGCGGCCCTGTCCGCGCACCCGAGCGCCTCCGCGAGACCGGGCCCGTCGATGTCCCGCGCCGCCGCCGACTCGGCTATCCCGCGCACGACCTGCGACATGATCACACCGGAGTTGCCCTTGGCCGCCGCGACCGCGCCCTTGGCGAACACCGCCAGCGCCTCGGCGGCCGTCGACGGCTCGGCCTCCGCCAGCGCGTCGCGGGCCGCGGTCATGGTGAACAGCAGGTTGGAGCCGGTGTCGGAGTCGGCGACCGGGTAGACGTTGATGCCGTCGATCGCCGGCCGCAGCACCGACAGGCTGTGCACACAGGCCGCCGACCAGGCCGTCACCGCCGCCACGTCCAGCACCCGCACCCCGTAACCTCCTAGCTGTTCCAGCGAGGGTATCGACCCGGTGCCGGAGGGCGCCGAGCCACTGGTTACTATGGTCGAGTTGCCCAGCGTGCTGGGCGCGTCATTCTTTGTCCCAGATCCAGAGGAGTTCGACGTGGCTGCCGTGTGCGACGTCTGTGGCAAGGGACCGGGCTTTGGCAAGTCGGTCTCGCACTCCCACCGGCGTACCAACCGCCGGTGGAACCCGAACATCCAGACCGTTCACGCCAAGATCGGTCTGTCCCAGCGCAAGCGCCTGAACGCCTGCACCTCGTGCATCAAGGCGGGCAAGGTCGTTCGCGGCTGAGCCGTTTTTTGGGAAATGGCGGGTGCTCTGCGGAGCACCCGCCATTTTTTATGGGCCGCCGCCTTCGTCAGCTCCGGCCTTCACACCTTCTCCAGTACATGAAGGCCCCCTTCCTTGCGCCTAGGTACAGGAAGGGGGCCTTCATGTACTTGGAAGCGGCCGGGGTAAGCCTCAGGAGTCACACCGGTCACTGCTGTCGAGGAAGGGTCAGGGGAGCTTCCAGTTCACGGGACCGGCGCCCTGCTGCTCCAGCAGCTGGTTCGCCCGGCTGAAGGGGCGCGAGCCGAAGAAGCCGGCGTGCGCCGAAAGCGGGCTCGGGTGCGCGGACTCGATGCACGGCACCTTCCCCAGCATCGGCTTCAGGTTCCGCGCGTTGCGGCCCCACAGGATCGCCACCATCGGCTCCTCCCGGGCGGCGAGGGCCTTGATGGCCTGCTCGGTGACCGCTTCCCAGCCCTTGCCCTGGTGCGAGTTCGACTTCCCGGGCTGCACCGTCAACGACCTGTTGAGCAACAGCACCCCCTGGTCGGCCCACGGCGTCAGGTCACCGTTGGACGGCAACGGGTGCCCGAGGTCTTCGCAGTACTCCTTGTAGATGTTGACCAGGCTCTTCGGGATCGGCCGGACGTCCGGCGCCACCGAAAAACTGAGGCCGACGGCGTGCCCGGGCGTCGGGTACGGGTCCTGGCCGACGATCAGCACCCGCACGTCGTGGAACGGCTGCTGGAACGCCCGCAGCACGTGTTCACCCGCCGGGAGATAGGTCCGGCCCGCGGCGATCTCCGCGCGGAGGAACTCCCCCATCGCGGCGACCTCCGACGCCACCGGTTCGAGGGCTCGCGCCCAGCCTGCTTCGACGATGTCCTGCAGCGGTCGTGCGGTCACGGTGTGCGAGCTTACTCACCTCACGCGAGACGCCTGAGTTCGGCCCGACAGAGTTCTCTGCGAAAAAGCACCGCACGCTCGGCATATCCGTCGACCACACGCTTGATCGTGTCGGCCCGGACGAAGTGTTCGGCCGCGTCTTCGCCGGGACGCCGGGCGCGATGGAGCCCACTGTCCACATGGGACCCCTGGGAGAGAACGGCGCCGGCCATCCCGCCGTCCTCGACGACGGTTCCGTTCAGCACCATCGATCCCGACGCGACTGGACGCAGGCGTCGGGGTGGATCGACGGTTCGAGGTCGCCCAGTGCGCAGATCGGCATGGGTTCTCCTAACGCAGCGACTTGCCGAAGCAGATGCTCTCCGGTTCGTCCTTGTAGTACCCGAAACCCGGAACCTCCCGGTACCCCGCCGACAGGTACAGCGCGATGGCTTCCGGCTGTTTGTGACCGGTCTCCAGCACCATACGCAGCCGCCCGGCCTCGACGGCCGTCCGTTCCAGCTCGGCGAGGATCGCCCTCGCGAATCCACGTCCACGCGCCGAAGCCAGCACGAACATGCGCTTGATCTCGGCGTCACCGGGCAGCAGGGGATCCGGCCCGTCGTGCGCCCGCCAGGCACCGCACCCGACCGGGATGTCGTCGAGGTAGGCGGCCAGGAACAGTCCCCTCGGCGAGGCGAACTGCGCCGCGTCCATCGGCGTCTCGTCTTCGCTGCCGTACCGGGCGGCCAGTTCGAGCTGGGCTTCGGCCAGCAGTTTCACCGCATCGGGGTGGTCGTAGGGCAGCACGCGAAGGTCCATGAACGCGAGATTAGCGAGTGGACGAGCCGTCTCCCACCGTAGATTGCGTTCATGTCGATCGAAGCCTCCTTCACCGGCCTCGCCGAGGCTCCCCTGCGTCAGGCCCGCAACTCCGCCGCGTTCTGGGCCGCCACCGGCCGTTCCCGCGGCCACGAGGTGATCCGCCGTCGTGGCTTTCTCGCCGTCGCCGGTGACGAGCGTGCGGGGCTGCGGGTCCTGCTTCAGGAGCCCGACCTCACCGTCGCCGAACTGGCGGAGATCACCGAGCTCGCCGCGCGGGCGAAGGGGCCGGTGGAGGCCGAGGATCCCTTCAGCGCCACCGATCTGCACCACCTCGGAGACCTGCGCAGCTGGCAGATGCCCGTCATGCTGCGCCCGCCCGCCCCGGTCGCCGAACCCGCGATGGAGGTGCTCCGGGTGCGCGAGGAGGCGGACCTGCGGGCGGCCGAACGCGCGGTGCTTGAAGGTTTCGAACTCACGCGGTTCCGGCCGGGTGAGATGTTCCCCATGTCCATCCTCGAACAGCGTGGGGTCGCCGTGTTCGTCGCACGGCTCGACGGCGAGGTCGCCGGGGCGTGTGTCACGGTCGTCGAGGACGGCTTCGGCAGCCACTACTGGGTCGGCACGCCGGAGTCCTTCCGCTCTCGCGGCGTGGGACGGGCGGTGATGCTCGGTTCCCTCGTCCCGCTGGCGGAGCTGCCGGTCACCCTCACCGCCTCCCGGCTCGGTAGACCGCTATACGAATCCCTCGGCTTCACCGTCGCCGCACCCTCGACCTGGTGGGCCGCACGCTCCTAGCGCCAGTGCTGCCAGCCGCTGTCGTGCCCGTACCGCTTCCCGTCCACCGTCACCCCCGAATCCGGCATGGTGACGACGCCGATCTCGGTCCAGCCCTCCGGCAGGTCGGCGAACGAGGGGAAGGTCGCCGCGAACGCGTGGTCCTCACCGCCGGTGAGAACCCATTTCAGCGGGTCCGCGCCGAGCGCGGTGCCGACCTCGGTCAGCCTGCTCGACACGTCGAGATCCGCCGTGCGCACGTCGATCCCGACGCCGGAGGCGGCAGCGATGTGGCCGAGGTCGGACAGGAGCCCGTCGGACACGTCGATCATGGCCGTCGCGCCGCCGTCGGCCGCGCGGATGCCCGCCTCGTAGTCCGGCTCGGGACAGCGCTGCGCGTTGACCACGCCGACCGGTGAGCGGAAACCCCGCCCGAGCACGGCGAGCCCGGCGGCGGCCCAGCCGAGCCGTCCGCAGACCGCGACGACGTCGCCGGGGCGGGCACCGGACCGGGTCACCGGTTCCCGGCCACCGAGGTCGCCGAGTGCGGTGACGCTGATCACGATCTGCTCGGCGCGCACCATGTCGCCGCCGACGATCCCGACCCCCGCGCGGTCGGCTTCGAGCCACATGCCCCGGGTGAGTTCGGTGACGAGCGCCGTCTCGGTGTCCGGCGGGCAGGCGAATCCCATGAGGACGGACGTCGGGCGGGCCCCCATGGCGGCGATGTCGGTGAGGTTCACCGCGACCGCCTTGCGCCCCACCTGTTCGGCGCTGGACCAGTCGAGCCGGAAGTGGACGCCCTGCACGAGGACGTCGGTGGAGGCCACCGTCCGGCCGTCGGGGCTGGCCACGACGGCCGCGTCGTCCCCCGGTCCGAGCAGTGTCGTCTCCGGCTGTTTCCGGTCGGCGGTCACCGCCTCGATCAACCGGAATTCACCGGTCCCGGCGACCGTGCCGTCGTTCGGTGACACCCGTCACCTCCCCTTTCCCTTGTCCGGACAAATGTCGATCACCGATAGTCGGATGCCCTAGGTTTTTCCCGGGGCTGGCGATACGTTGCTACAACGTTCCTACCTTGAGCCGACTTTTACGAAGGGGCGCGCCGTGGTCCACGCATACATCCTCATCCAGACCGAGGTCGGCAAAGCCGCCGCGGTCGCCGCGGAGATCTCCACCATCTCCGGTGTCACCAGTTCGGAGGATGTCACCGGCCCGTACGACGTCATCGTCAAGGCCGCCGCCGACACCGTCGACCAGCTCGGTCAGCTCGTGGTCGCCAAGGTGCAGAACGTGGAGGGCATCACGCGGACGCTGACCTGCCCGGTCGTCCACCTCTGACGAGTGGTGTAGTGGTCCGGTGGCTGACACGGACACCGGCGCTCCCCCGAAACCCCTCCTGATCGCGGCCGCCTGCCTGGCGGTGCTGCTCGTCGCGGGCGTGGCCGTCTTCGGGCTGACCCGCGGCGGGGAAACCGACGCCCCGGCCGCCGACGGTCCGCTCCCGCTCGTCCCGGTCCCGGCGCCGCAGTCGGGCTCGCCCGAGTGCGCGAAGCTCGTCGGCGCGCTTCCGCACGAGCTCACGTCGTCCGGGACCACGCTGGTCCGCCGGAAGCCGGCCGACCCCGCGCCCGAGGCGACGGTCGGCTGGGGCACCGGCGACCCGGTGGTCCTGCGATGCGGTCTCGGCAAGCCGCCGGAACTCACCCGCACCTCGCAACTGCGGACGATCAACGGCGTCCAGTGGCTGCAGGTCGGGGGTGAGGGCACCGCGACGTGGTTCGCGGTGGACCGTCCCGTCTACACGGCGCTCACCGTGCCGGACACCGCGGGGACCGGCCCGCTCCAGACCGTTTCCGAGGTCGTCGCCGCCCACCTCCCCGCGGTGCCGCTGCGGTTCTGAACGATCAGGGCAGCAGCAGGCTCTTGCCGGTGTAGCGCCGCGCCTCGATGTCCGAATGCGCGACGGACGCCTGCGCCAGCGGGTACGTCCGGCCGATGATCGGCGTCAGCTTCCCGTCGGCCGCCTGCCGCAGCACTTCCCGCACCCGGCGCGGGTTGTCGGGCCAGAATCCGACCAGCTGCGCCATGTCCACAATGGACAGCCGGGCGCGGTCGGCGGCGCCGATCACGGTCTCCGCACCGCTGGACATGCCGTAGCCGGAGAAGCGGCCGCCGTTCCTCAGCAAGGTCAGCGAGGCGGCGCCGAGTTCACCGCCGACGCCGTCGAAGACCACGTCCAGACGATGATCGCCGGTACGGGCGAGGACCTCTCCCGTCCAGTCCGCCGCCGAGTAGTCGACCGGCTCGGCCCCCAGTTTCCGCACGATGGCCGCCTTTTCGTCACCGCGGACCGCCGCGAAGACCGTCGCGCCCGCCGCCCGGGCGAGCTGCACCAGCACGCTGCCGAGCCCGCCGACGCCGGGCGCCACCAGGATCCGCTCGCCTGCCTTGACCGGGGTCTTCTCCAGCAACGCCAGTGCGGTGCTGCCGTCGTCGAAAAGGGCGACCGCGTGCCGGGGATCCAGCCCGGCCGGAATCGGGAAGGTGTCGTCCGGCAGCGCGACGACCGTATCCGCGTAGCCCCCGCCGTATCCGCCGGGCGCGTGGCTGAGCACCTGCTTTCCCAGCCACGTTTCGTCGACTCCGGCACCCACGGCGTCGACGGTGCCCGCCACCGCCCCGCCCGGTACGTACGGCGGCTCGACCGCGAACACCTCGGGGCCGTCGCCTCGTCTGATGAGGGCGTCGAGCCAGCCGACCCCGGCCGCCGTCACCACGACGCGGAGCTCACCCTCCACCGGTTCGGGGGTCGGCACTTCGACCTGCTCGAGAACGCCGGGATCGCCGAACCGGGACACTCTGATTTCTCGCATGATCGCAAGCTATGACCTCCAGTTCGCTGGAGGTCAACCGAGCACGGTGATCAGCGGTTCGAGCACCGATCTCAGTGCCTCCCGCGAGCAACCCGCGTAACCGATGAGAATGCCGAACACCGTCGGCGTCCCGGCGAAATGCCGGGCCAGCCCGTCGAGCCGGATACCGGCGCGTTCCGCGGCCGCCATCCGCGCCGCCTCGTCGGCGGCCGAGCCGCACGGGACGACCAGATGCGCGCCCGCGTCGTCGCCGAGCACCGGGATCCCCGCGGACGTCAGCGCGGCCGAAACCAGGGACCGGCGTTCCGACAGCTCCCGCCGGAGCTTCCGCAGATGCCGCCCCAGATCGCCGTGCCGCGCCAGTTCGGCGAGCACCCGCTGCCCCGCCGGCGAAGGACGTGTCCCGGTCGCTTCGCGGTACTCCAGCACCGCGGCCGCCACCTGGGACGGCGCCACCATCCAGCCCGCGCCCAGCGCCGGGGTGAGGATCTTGCTCGTGGTGCCGAGATGCGCGACGACGTCGGGCGCGAGCGCGG encodes the following:
- a CDS encoding GNAT family N-acetyltransferase yields the protein MSIEASFTGLAEAPLRQARNSAAFWAATGRSRGHEVIRRRGFLAVAGDERAGLRVLLQEPDLTVAELAEITELAARAKGPVEAEDPFSATDLHHLGDLRSWQMPVMLRPPAPVAEPAMEVLRVREEADLRAAERAVLEGFELTRFRPGEMFPMSILEQRGVAVFVARLDGEVAGACVTVVEDGFGSHYWVGTPESFRSRGVGRAVMLGSLVPLAELPVTLTASRLGRPLYESLGFTVAAPSTWWAARS
- a CDS encoding uracil-DNA glycosylase, with translation MTARPLQDIVEAGWARALEPVASEVAAMGEFLRAEIAAGRTYLPAGEHVLRAFQQPFHDVRVLIVGQDPYPTPGHAVGLSFSVAPDVRPIPKSLVNIYKEYCEDLGHPLPSNGDLTPWADQGVLLLNRSLTVQPGKSNSHQGKGWEAVTEQAIKALAAREEPMVAILWGRNARNLKPMLGKVPCIESAHPSPLSAHAGFFGSRPFSRANQLLEQQGAGPVNWKLP
- a CDS encoding DUF3515 domain-containing protein, with protein sequence MADTDTGAPPKPLLIAAACLAVLLVAGVAVFGLTRGGETDAPAADGPLPLVPVPAPQSGSPECAKLVGALPHELTSSGTTLVRRKPADPAPEATVGWGTGDPVVLRCGLGKPPELTRTSQLRTINGVQWLQVGGEGTATWFAVDRPVYTALTVPDTAGTGPLQTVSEVVAAHLPAVPLRF
- a CDS encoding GNAT family N-acetyltransferase is translated as MDLRVLPYDHPDAVKLLAEAQLELAARYGSEDETPMDAAQFASPRGLFLAAYLDDIPVGCGAWRAHDGPDPLLPGDAEIKRMFVLASARGRGFARAILAELERTAVEAGRLRMVLETGHKQPEAIALYLSAGYREVPGFGYYKDEPESICFGKSLR
- a CDS encoding thiamine-phosphate kinase, with translation MSPNDGTVAGTGEFRLIEAVTADRKQPETTLLGPGDDAAVVASPDGRTVASTDVLVQGVHFRLDWSSAEQVGRKAVAVNLTDIAAMGARPTSVLMGFACPPDTETALVTELTRGMWLEADRAGVGIVGGDMVRAEQIVISVTALGDLGGREPVTRSGARPGDVVAVCGRLGWAAAGLAVLGRGFRSPVGVVNAQRCPEPDYEAGIRAADGGATAMIDVSDGLLSDLGHIAAASGVGIDVRTADLDVSSRLTEVGTALGADPLKWVLTGGEDHAFAATFPSFADLPEGWTEIGVVTMPDSGVTVDGKRYGHDSGWQHWR
- the rpmB gene encoding 50S ribosomal protein L28 encodes the protein MAAVCDVCGKGPGFGKSVSHSHRRTNRRWNPNIQTVHAKIGLSQRKRLNACTSCIKAGKVVRG
- the recG gene encoding ATP-dependent DNA helicase RecG; its protein translation is MTNLRADLKLVVGAATAKALAKGLKIETVSDLLRHYPRRYAERGQLTDIAGLELGEHATVMARIERVNKRRMKARNGTLLEMVITDGKRRLQCTFFNQAWREKELVPGKNGLFAGKVTAFRDVLQLANPEYELFDAERQAEAMDDFLAEIIPVYPAAQGIPTWVIAKAVRQVLDVLEVDEDPMPIELLARYGLPSLESALRGIHRPSSWQALNSARDRLKWDEAMAVQLIFAQRRHSLVSRPAKACPHIEGGILDAFDKRLPFALTSGQQEIGEEIARDLSTEHPMNRLLQGEVGSGKTVVALRAMLQIVDSGRQAAMLAPTEVLAAQHARSLREMLGDLGQAGELGAAENATRVTLLTGSMGAKERKKALLETVSGEAGIIVGTHALIQDTVSFADLGLVVVDEQHRFGVEQRDALRSRGSDETSPHVLVMTATPIPRTVAMTVYGDLEISALREMPVGRSPTKTSVVPVAERPAWLDRAWQRVREECGKGHQAYIVCPRIGDEPASDKGDKRPALAVLDVAPELAEGQLKGLKIGVLHGRLPSDDKDAVMQAFSRGDLDVLVATTVIEVGVNVPNATAMVIMDADRFGISQLHQLRGRVGRGSVPGLCLLVTETLDGTTTRERLAAVESTTDGFELSRMDLELRREGDILGAAQSGKKSTLKLLSLLRDEEVIAEARARALEIVEKDPALGNYLGLAHMIADVVDEDRVEYLEKS
- a CDS encoding caspase family protein, yielding MTGERRALIIANGEYDNPGLGALRSPAADAEALADVLADRAISEFDVQVVRDEIAHVIAGRVEDLFADSVPDDVLLVHFSCHGLKSESGELFFAARNTRPERLASSAVPADFVQRCMRMSRSRSIVLLLDCCYGGAFGQGVAVRASGEANVLDAFPGGGFGGRGRAVITASNSIEYAFEGDHLADDHVRPSVFTSALVDGLRTGDADRDEDGWIALGELYDYLFDSVRERNPNQTPSRDIEMQGELYLARSRRRRIKPSPVPADLRAASEDPNMFTRLGAVTELRRRLTSENLSVAIGAHEVLTAMAQTDIQHVAEAADLARREARVRTEPDVVRFGEVVRGSAPVARIRLAGPPIARACRFASSPSWLRVTETGDGAEIAPDLAEPGPFDGRVTVTGPTGEVVVRVEGQVVQEPRPAPDPKPVPEPRPVHTPAPTPEPSRNPEPPVFPEPEPAVPARSKPDPFAVAAGLLAFAAAVYLVVIAVRRSSGVEDFFEDGGWTVLPLVVFAIGAGITMFPPKTRRMTGPGTLCGLALLSVLPSGPVVLVLADGCLIAAAGCALVSVRRDRGFRLGLGKPRGARIVAALVSGICGALGLVVQAIELVGYSSSRADEGAVYLVFSVTLLVGTLLGVSLRPAAFGIAFLGGVAGGGVVMVCMLFYAMPSSSSVTGAGWGIALSMVLALALVTGLAAREVNG
- a CDS encoding Lrp/AsnC ligand binding domain-containing protein, which encodes MVHAYILIQTEVGKAAAVAAEISTISGVTSSEDVTGPYDVIVKAAADTVDQLGQLVVAKVQNVEGITRTLTCPVVHL
- a CDS encoding DAK2 domain-containing protein, giving the protein MRVLDVAAVTAWSAACVHSLSVLRPAIDGINVYPVADSDTGSNLLFTMTAARDALAEAEPSTAAEALAVFAKGAVAAAKGNSGVIMSQVVRGIAESAAARDIDGPGLAEALGCADRAATGAVSRPVAGTILTVLHTVAASVRDATGSLEEVAAAAAGVAAEALEETPKQLPVLAVAGVVDAGARGLVAVLDALSGVLSGSLVEPEHPLEAPRRPHPIEAPTAWEVMYLLDDVDAGSLPGLRKTLSGLGDSVTVAGDGAGAYAVHVHCADIGAALEAGIELGRPRRVRVEPLITPTPVEVGGDIDRSVVAVVHGGALAELLRAEGVAVLSVPPGVAPTVEEMLGLINEAAGHHVTVLPGGPELTAAADAAAGHAMAADRDVVVIPCVSPVQVLAALAVHDKDRRTNDDVVAMAEAAAATRRGELRVAREESLTWVGRAQAGDVVGLVDGEVVLIEPAPASETSLVTAAVGVLNRMLALGGELVTVLTGVDVPVRLPGELADRLCLEHPEVEVTSYAGGQSDAVLLMGVE